Proteins from a genomic interval of Quercus lobata isolate SW786 chromosome 11, ValleyOak3.0 Primary Assembly, whole genome shotgun sequence:
- the LOC115969398 gene encoding beta-ureidopropionase — protein sequence MEKTQEIEADNGEVKVETKALNDGSLCGYDSLHSLLSANLKPELFQEVSRVLLGLNCGRANDNIALPESAYAVSSECDFDLKAFCFHADKELLRAPRIVRVGLIQNSIALPTTASFLDQKRAIYQKLKPIIEAAGALGVNILCLQEAWMMPFAFCTREKRWCEFAEPVDGESTQFLKDFALKYNMVIISPILERDVNHGETIWNTAVIIGNHGNIIGKHRKNHIPRVGDFNESTYYIEGNTGHPVFETDYGKIAVNICYGRHHPLNWLAFGLNGAEIVFNPSATVGELSEPMWPIEARNAAIANSYFVGSINRVGTETFPNPFTSGDGKPQHADFGHFYGSSHFSAPDASCTPSLSRNRDGLLITDMDLNLCRQLKDKWGFRMTARYELYAELLAHYLKPDFEPQVISDPLLHKKSLCIAGTSKS from the exons atggagaAAACCCAAGAGATTGAAGCTGACAATGGAGAAGTTAAAGTAGAAACGAAGGCCTTAAATGACGGTTCCCTTTGTGGGTATGACTCGCTTCACTCTCTGCTAAGCGCAAATCTCAAGCCTGAACTCTTCCag GAAGTCAGCCGTGTGCTTCTGGGGCTTAACTGTGGGAGGGCAAATGATAACATAGCTCTCCCAGAATCTGCTTATGCTGTCTCTTCAGAATGTGATTTTGACCTCAAG GCTTTCTGCTTTCATGCTGACAAAGAATTATTGAGAGCACCTCGAATAGTGAGGGTTGGTCTTATTCAGAACTCTATAGCTCTTCCAACAACTGCGTCCTTTCTGGACCAAAAGAGGGCTATCTATCAGAAACTAAAGCCAATCATTGAGGCTGCCGGTGCTTTAGGAGTCAATATATTATGCCTGCAG GAAGCATGGATGATGCCATTTGCCTTTTGTACACGGGAGAAGAGGTGGTGCGAATTTGCAGAGCCTGTTGATGGGGAATCTACACAATTTCTTAAGGATTTTGCACTGAAATATAATATGGTCATTATAAGTCCAATTCTTGAGAGGGATGTCAATCATGGAGAGACTATTTGGAACACTGCTGTTATAATTGGAAATCATGGCAACATAATTGGCAAGCATCGGAAG AATCATATACCAAGAGTCGGTGACTTCAATGAGAGCACATATTATATAGAAGGCAACACTGGGCATCCTGTTTTTGAGACAGACTATGGAAAGATCGCTGTTAATATATGTTATGGGAGGCACCATCCTTTGAATTGGTTAGCTTTTGGCTTGAATGGTGCAGAGATTGTTTTCAACCCTTCTGCTACTGTTGGTGAACTCAGTGAACCAATGTGGCCCATTGAG GCCCGTAATGCTGCAATAGCAAACAGTTACTTTGTTGGGTCAATCAACCGTGTTGGGACTGAGACATTCCCCAATCCATTCACTTCGGGTGATGGAAAGCCACAACATGCAGATTTTGGGCATTTCTATGGATCCAGTCATTTTTCAGCCCCAGATGCTTCTTGTACTCCTTCTCTTTCTCGTAACAGGGATGGCTTGCTGATCACAGACATGGATCTTAACCTCTGTAGGCAGCTGAAAGACAAGTGGGGGTTCCGTATGACTGCCCGGTATGAGTTGTATGCAGAGTTGCTTGCTCATTATTTGAAGCCAGATTTTGAGCCCCAAGTCATTTCTGATCCTTTGTTACACAAGAAGTCTTTGTGCATAGCAGGCACTAGTAAGAGTTAA
- the LOC115968780 gene encoding uncharacterized protein LOC115968780, translating into MGRNGEGESVGRTSSSSSAINSNAHTNNTILRTRPDPFLIVCRCFSVITALTAILCIAVNVFSAIRSFKDGSDIFDGIFRCYAVVIACFVVLAETEWKFVMKFCQVLEYWAARGMLQIFVAVMTRAFPDYYGVQKELVLLEGISSYMLMACGVVYLVSGLLCIGHLKRVRQREAITRDQAVKDLEDLERRREELEQLLLVERVERV; encoded by the exons atgggtCGAAACGGAGAAGGAGAGAGTGTAGGAAGAACATCTTCATCTTCGAGCGCCATCAACAGCAACGCCCACACCAACAACACGATACTTAGAACGAGACCGGACCCCTTTTTGATAGTCTGCAGGTGCTTTAGCGTCATAACCGCTCTCACTGCCATTCTCTGCATTGCCGTCAACGTCTTCTCCGCCATTCGATCCTTCAAGGACGGATCTGAT ATATTCGATGGAATATTTCGGTGTTACGCGGTTGTCATTGCTTGCTTTGTGGTTCTTGCTGAGACCGAATGGAAATTCGTTATGAAGTTCTGTCAG GTGTTAGAGTATTGGGCTGCTAGGGGTATGCTGCAGATCTT TGTTGCAGTGATGACAAGAGCTTTCCCTGATTATTATGGGGTGCAGAAGGAGCTTGTTCTTCTTGAAGGCATATCAAGTTATATGCTTATGGCTTGTGGTGTAGTTTATTTAGTTTCG GGACTCCTGTGCATTGGCCACCTCAAACGTGTTCGACAACGGGAAGCAATTACGAGGGATCAAGCAGTCAAGGATCTGGAG GATTTGGAGCGGCGTAGAGAGGAACTTGAACAATTACTTCTTGTGGAAAGGGTGGAAAGGGTCTGA
- the LOC115967977 gene encoding uncharacterized protein At4g38062-like: protein MEDIYKGLDEVKAEMKKLKADYRFKTELSESLKRAHNELLHKYQEAKKQIEKQAQKLNAKSEEISEARKIHEDFTSVSHQKKISHRHSRSMNEKLRGDCGQKWQQLEGDIRVWVLALNEVMARNKELELNVCERYKEIEGLKRLLLVSERKCFEAEQKAQKAIELRQRDDMILTLDKTDGDVQNQLKWKSEQFKHLEEAYKGFRDQLLLSKEEWEKGKPALLEDISSLQTSLDSRTRILEGLQTRLETCNQVSDFKSSFDDVFAQCEEEKSKIQNLTVQRDEEIARVINSLERKGTLAKEIELRIVHLEQENQVLGESLKELREAQIRNAGATSSLTTLLNKLIGLEQVHSNFSNNLKAKESEWIFLMENMRTYVDSCKFELKDNEKRIQELQMDLENCHSTIKVLSKEIFMLCMTLKSEISEAYSKMLYAKAEMELHDKEKEDKFSFLIEKLILNKSYLDLGPENKELASLGVDSLECMQVSKNNEVQRYKKMLEESSECQLQLKKQVLQMESALENEKRGAFEALEKANLELAIHEASLLENELQNWTSDAESPKVCLDENQETYKQLETSLIAQAKLEQMLKNEKESLICIAKEQEKRIEGLQRHIFSLGAKIAAKTEELEASIKDKDSILLVTEEKEICIENLQKDITFLKQESKRREAEAAVLGRQAAEKAFEEKKERHLQIMNEKDQIIKDLQILAISLQQDLESAVISCFPELIEKHVQIVVLGEAIKNTEYLTKLEIEEKNKIIANLEKETCNLRQKLANEEEYLLCSRREEEQLQALLETNKLEIEKLMAEKRSMEGLVKELKFEKGILLQDSMKLSIEREDLLVHIQEICDRIGEFSFEDVKLMKNLGRILENSVEETVGETDLMEDGELYDSTRENTDTCFLAKQRNLKQVVMKDCH, encoded by the coding sequence ATGGAGGACATCTATAAAGGGTTAGATGAAGTCAAAGCAGAGATGAAGAAACTAAAGGCAGATTACAGATTTAAAACAGAACTTTCTGAGAGCTTAAAAAGAGCACACAATGAACTGTTACACAAGTATCAAGAAGCTAAGAAGCAGATTGAGaagcaagctcaaaaattaaatgCCAAGTCTGAGGAGATATCTGAAGCAAGGAAAATTCATGAAGACTTCACATCTGTCtcgcatcaaaaaaaaatttctcatagGCATTCGAGGTCTATGAATGAAAAACTCCGAGGTGATTGTGGGCAGAAATGGCAACAGTTGGAAGGAGATATTAGAGTGTGGGTGTTGGCTTTAAATGAAGTGATGGCTAGAAACAAAGAATTGGAGCTCAATGTTTGTGAAAGGTATAAGGAGATTGAGGGCCTTAAAAGACTCTTACTGGTTTCAGAGAGAAAGTGTTTTGAAGCAGAACAAAAGGCTCAAAAAGCCATTGAACTAAGGCAGAGAGATGATATGATACTAACATTGGACAAGACAGACGGAGATGTTCAAAATCAGTTGAAATGGAAGAGTGAGCAGTTTAAACATCTTGAAGAAGCTTATAAAGGGTTTCGAGACCAGTTGCTGTTGAGCAAGGAAGAGTGGGAGAAGGGGAAACCAGCATTGCTAGAAGATATCTCATCATTGCAGACAAGCTTAGATTCTCGAACTAGAATCTTGGAAGGTCTTCAAACACGTTTAGAGACGTGCAACCAAGTATCTGATTTCAAGTCAAGTTTTGATGATGTCTTCGCCCAGTGTGAAGAAGAGAAGTCAAAGATCCAGAACCTGACTGTTCAGAGGGATGAAGAGATTGCACGGGTAATAAATTCATTGGAAAGAAAAGGAACACTCGCAAAAGAAATTGAGCTTAGAATTGTTCACCTAGAGCAAGAGAATCAGGTCCTCGGAGAATCTCTCAAAGAACTTCGGGAAGCTCAAATTAGGAATGCTGGAGCCACATCTTCACTAACAACGCTGCTCAACAAGCTGATAGGCTTGGAGCAGGTACATAGCAACTTTTCCAATAATTTGAAAGCAAAAGAATCAGAATGGATTTTTCTGATGGAAAACATGAGAACATATGTAGATAGTTGTAAATTTGAACTGAAAGATAATGAGAAACGAATACAGGAGCTTCAGATGGACCTTGAAAATTGCCATTCTACGATTAAGGTTTTGAGCAAAGAGATTTTTATGCTATGCATGACCTTAAAATCAGAAATTTCAGAGGCGTACTCCAAAATGCTTTATGCAAAAGCTGAAATGGAGCTGCATGACAAAGAGAAGGAAGATaaattttcctttcttataGAGAAGTTAATTTTGAATAAATCTTATCTTGATCTTGGGCCAGAAAACAAGGAATTGGCATCCTTGGGGGTCGATTCCTTGGAATGTATGCAGGTTTCCAAGAACAACGAGGTTCAAAGGTATAAGAAAATGCTTGAGGAATCATCTGAATGCCAACTTCAGTTGAAAAAGCAAGTTCTGCAAATGGAAAGTGCActagaaaatgagaaaagaggTGCCTTTGAGGCTTTAGAGAAGGCAAATCTTGAATTGGCAATTCATGAAGCCAGTCTGTTAGAAAATGAATTACAGAATTGGACGTCTGATGCTGAAAGCCCAAAAGTCTGCCTTGATGAAAATCAGGAAACCTATAAACAACTGGAGACTTCCCTCATTGCACAGGCCAAGCTTGAGCAAATGCTTAAGAATGAGAAAGAAAGCTTAATCTGCATTGCCAAAGAGCAAGAGAAAAGAATTGAAGGTCTTCAGCGACATATTTTTTCACTGGGAGCTAAAATTGCAGCCAAAACTGAGGAATTGGAAGCCTCCATAAAGGACAAAGACAGCATTCTCCTAGTTACTGAAGAGAAGGAAATTTGCATAGAAAATCTTCAGAAAGATATTACTTTCCTGAAGCAAGAGTCCAAGAGAAGAGAAGCGGAAGCTGCAGTTCTTGGAAGGCAGGCTGCAGAGAAAGCCTttgaggaaaagaaagagaggcatTTGCAGATTATGAATGAGAAAGACCAGATCATAAAAGATCTTCAAATACTGGCTATTTCATTGCAACAAGATCTTGAAAGTGCAGTGATCTCCTGTTTTCCAGAGCTCATAGAAAAGCATGTCCAAATTGTTGTTCTTGGTGAAGCTATAAAGAATACCGAGTATCTAACAAAGCTTGAGATTGAAGAGAAGAACAAAATAATTGCCAATTTGGAAAAAGAAACTTGTAATTTACGACAGAAACTGGCAAATGAGGAGGAATATTTGCTTTGTTCAAGACGAGAGGAGGAGCAGCTTCAAGCATTACTGGAAACCAACAAGTTGGAAATTGAAAAGTTAATGGCTGAGAAGAGGAGCATGGAGGGCTTAGTTAAAGAGCTCAAGTTTGAAAAGGGAATTCTGCTTCAAGACAGTATGAAGTTATCAATAGAAAGAGAGGATCTTTTGGTTCATATTCAGGAAATTTGTGATCGGATTGGTGAGTTTTCTTTTGAGGATGTGAAACTGATGAAAAATTTAGGAAGAATATTGGAGAATTCTGTGGAAGAGACTGTAGGAGAAACAGATTTGATGGAGGATGGAGAGCTCTATGATTCTACCAGAGAGAATACAGACACTTGTTTCTTGGCAAAACAAAGAAACCTGAAGCAGGTGGTGATGAAAGATTGCCACTAA